The Candidatus Arthromitus sp. SFB-mouse-Japan genome includes a region encoding these proteins:
- a CDS encoding alanine racemase — MENLYLEVNLYNIDKNIGIIRNILGNKKFIAVVKGDAYGLGIHKICDFIKEKVDLFGVSDIDEAITLYNIGIENEILILTPIIMKEYFKNPLIEKFTVTIDNREILDFIPKELNINAHIYVCTGMNRKGIKIEELNEFIRYVENNYNNINITGIYTHLHNAKDEKYTLNQIDMFKNAVLKYKGKYLIHVLNSKGFINKNIRERADFCDGIRIGNLIYGYDGSSLGISKSFNYYSKVISSYMVKKGEYVGYGNKVKLKDDTNVCILGIGNIHHIGFYREFKRNFIYDLLKFVYRYFVKPCEIYKGNTRVKILGSSNMNLTLVDGEGLEIGDYLKVCISPILGDSSIHKKYIIKE; from the coding sequence GTGGAAAATTTATATTTAGAAGTTAATTTATATAATATAGATAAAAATATTGGTATAATTAGGAATATTTTGGGGAATAAAAAATTTATAGCAGTTGTTAAGGGGGATGCATATGGGCTTGGGATCCATAAAATATGCGATTTTATTAAGGAAAAGGTAGATTTATTTGGTGTTTCAGATATTGATGAAGCTATAACGCTTTATAATATAGGGATTGAAAATGAAATTTTAATACTAACTCCAATTATTATGAAGGAATATTTTAAAAATCCGCTAATAGAAAAGTTTACTGTAACTATAGATAATAGGGAAATTTTAGATTTTATACCTAAGGAATTAAATATAAATGCACATATATATGTATGCACTGGGATGAATAGAAAAGGAATAAAGATTGAAGAATTAAATGAATTTATAAGATATGTAGAAAATAATTATAATAATATAAATATAACTGGTATATATACCCATTTACATAATGCAAAAGATGAAAAATATACATTAAATCAGATAGATATGTTTAAAAATGCTGTTTTAAAATATAAGGGGAAGTATTTAATACATGTTTTAAATTCAAAGGGATTTATAAATAAAAATATCAGGGAGAGGGCAGATTTTTGCGATGGAATAAGAATTGGAAATTTAATATATGGATATGATGGATCGAGTTTAGGAATATCTAAGAGTTTTAACTATTATTCAAAAGTTATATCTTCTTATATGGTTAAAAAGGGCGAATATGTAGGATATGGGAATAAGGTTAAGTTAAAAGATGATACAAATGTGTGCATACTTGGTATTGGAAATATACACCATATAGGATTTTATAGAGAATTTAAGAGGAATTTTATATATGATTTATTAAAATTTGTATATAGATATTTTGTTAAACCATGTGAGATATATAAAGGGAATACAAGAGTTAAAATACTTGGAAGTAGTAATATGAATTTAACGCTTGTTGATGGAGAAGGGCTTGAGATAGGTGATTATTTAAAAGTTTGCATATCTCCTATACTCGGAGATAGCTCTATACATAAAAAATATATAATTAAGGAGTGA
- the dapF gene encoding diaminopimelate epimerase translates to MRKIFKYEALGNDYIVIDPRNFDILMSEKNIIKICNRNFGCGSDGILYGPIFKGNDIFLKIFNPDGSEAEKSGNGIRIFSKYLKDEGYVKDSSFRLQTKGGEVLVRYLNDDGTLIKVSMGKVSFNSKDIGITGNEREVINENIEVLDKKFKVTSLTIGNPHTVCIFDKLDDESIHKYGPYIENHEMFINRTNVQFVEVLDRNTIKIKIYERGAGYTLASGSSSCGAVSACYKLSLVDSDVLVKCDGGDIRVEIDDNGEVSMTGKVSKVYDGILRMDL, encoded by the coding sequence ATGAGAAAAATTTTTAAATATGAAGCATTAGGAAATGATTATATAGTTATTGATCCAAGAAATTTTGATATCCTTATGAGTGAAAAAAATATAATTAAAATTTGTAATAGAAATTTTGGATGTGGATCTGATGGTATATTGTATGGACCAATTTTTAAGGGTAATGATATATTTTTAAAAATATTTAATCCTGATGGAAGTGAAGCTGAGAAAAGTGGAAATGGAATAAGAATATTTTCAAAATATTTGAAGGATGAGGGATATGTGAAAGATAGTAGTTTTAGGCTTCAAACAAAGGGAGGAGAAGTTTTAGTTAGATATTTAAATGATGATGGAACTTTAATAAAGGTATCTATGGGTAAGGTATCATTTAATTCCAAAGATATTGGAATTACAGGGAATGAGAGGGAAGTTATAAATGAGAATATAGAGGTGTTAGATAAGAAGTTTAAGGTAACTTCTTTAACTATTGGAAATCCACATACAGTTTGCATATTTGACAAATTAGATGATGAGAGTATACATAAATACGGTCCATATATTGAGAATCATGAAATGTTTATAAATAGAACTAATGTTCAATTTGTTGAGGTATTGGATAGAAATACTATCAAAATAAAGATATATGAAAGAGGTGCTGGGTATACATTAGCTTCTGGATCAAGTAGTTGTGGGGCCGTTAGTGCTTGTTATAAATTATCTTTAGTGGATTCTGATGTTTTAGTTAAATGTGATGGTGGAGATATTAGAGTTGAAATTGATGACAATGGGGAAGTGTCTATGACAGGGAAGGTTTCTAAAGTTTATGATGGTATTCTTAGGATGGATTTATGA
- a CDS encoding SDR family NAD(P)-dependent oxidoreductase, whose translation MMEFDFFGKTVLVTGYFSDIGYGICDMYFKNNARVISTYNRTYMIDRINSSVELFHLDLEDLNSVYEFINNLKDKGINKIDILVNNIGVYDINPLIFQDDYKIISLININLTNTIILTKYILKDFMGENGKIINISSIWGRVGASCEIPYSVSKGGINLFTKSLSQEMNSRNIKVIGISPGFIKTKMNKHIKDDDIKEIIGEIPLGLFGEVYHVVDSIKFFSSDYSNLSGEIINIDGGWML comes from the coding sequence ATGATGGAGTTTGACTTTTTTGGGAAAACTGTTTTAGTTACAGGATATTTTAGTGACATAGGTTATGGTATATGTGATATGTATTTTAAAAATAATGCAAGAGTAATATCAACATACAATAGAACTTATATGATAGATAGGATAAATAGTAGTGTAGAATTATTCCATTTAGATTTAGAAGATTTAAATAGTGTATATGAATTTATAAATAATCTTAAAGATAAGGGTATAAATAAAATAGATATTCTCGTTAATAATATAGGGGTATATGATATAAATCCGCTTATATTTCAAGATGATTATAAGATTATATCTTTAATAAATATAAATTTAACTAATACGATAATTTTGACAAAGTATATTTTAAAGGATTTTATGGGTGAAAATGGTAAGATAATAAATATATCTTCAATTTGGGGAAGAGTTGGTGCTTCTTGTGAAATTCCATATTCAGTATCAAAGGGAGGTATTAATTTATTTACAAAGTCATTATCACAGGAAATGAACTCAAGAAATATAAAGGTTATAGGGATATCTCCTGGTTTTATAAAAACAAAAATGAATAAACATATAAAAGATGATGATATTAAGGAGATTATAGGGGAAATTCCACTTGGATTATTTGGCGAAGTTTATCATGTAGTTGATAGTATTAAATTTTTCTCAAGTGACTATTCGAATTTAAGTGGGGAAATTATTAATATAGACGGTGGATGGATGTTATAA
- a CDS encoding TraX family protein, with protein MSAFTLKSIAFVLMILDHIFYYIVDVPIFFTYLGRIVAPTYFYLLVESFFHTRNRKKFTIRLFVAAFIVMIILNIIFKQPMNIFLSMALGILMLDIIEFIKNNRGSMWKTLFSCIAIIFIIILSLFTEGSYLGIGMVLIFYFLRDKKFWMILSYIILSLIEMPFLLAVPNFIKYIFMVNYQWMMVFAVIPIMLYNGKVGLRNKFFNYFFYIAYPIHIIIILIIGNTINPNWYYF; from the coding sequence ATGAGTGCGTTCACGTTAAAATCGATAGCATTTGTTTTAATGATTTTAGATCATATTTTTTACTACATAGTTGATGTGCCAATATTTTTTACATATTTAGGACGTATTGTTGCACCTACATATTTTTATCTTTTGGTTGAGAGTTTTTTTCATACGAGGAATAGAAAGAAATTTACTATAAGATTGTTTGTTGCTGCATTTATAGTAATGATAATTTTAAATATTATTTTTAAGCAACCTATGAATATATTTTTGTCTATGGCTTTAGGGATTTTGATGTTAGATATAATCGAGTTCATTAAAAATAATAGAGGAAGCATGTGGAAAACATTATTCTCATGTATTGCTATAATTTTTATAATTATACTATCCTTGTTTACAGAGGGATCATACTTGGGAATTGGAATGGTTTTGATTTTTTATTTTTTAAGAGATAAGAAGTTTTGGATGATATTGTCTTACATTATATTATCATTAATTGAAATGCCATTTTTGTTAGCTGTACCTAATTTTATTAAGTATATTTTCATGGTAAATTATCAATGGATGATGGTATTTGCAGTTATACCTATTATGTTATATAACGGTAAGGTTGGATTAAGAAATAAGTTTTTTAATTATTTTTTTTATATAGCATATCCTATTCATATAATAATCATCTTAATAATTGGGAATACAATTAATCCTAATTGGTATTATTTTTAA
- a CDS encoding AAA family ATPase, with product MKQRYIINMQDIDNLDNLQIEVAPFIIFTGDNNSGKSTVMNVVYGIFTLSKEIIKNGDKDSKEYSICMEYIKNLKETREGYIDSEVGNIFCNFFNMSLLKNKEDFFNKIFNVSIENNYKRFENSNIFISNYRIFPKVYISVDDFCDEILIEGDYVKIPSNLFEDEDYVLELICNKIIEDGFMDTNISNSIFIPSGRSTFLCYHDIFRTIKYQNLSTSDFIDRVENLECIEDGVYSSIYNFIERDIVKGVFTNDSYKCSLNGIEIPISMASDSIREIASLVLFLKSKERITSFFIEEVESHLDLKLQRSIVSALVRIINSGTGIFMSTNSSIILDQICNFILLNNLNRHKIEGFGYIINDVLNSNDVRIYEFNHSDNDRVFVNKLNVDYNGFKINMREEILEDISKENLQLKFEMFDNNGR from the coding sequence ATGAAGCAAAGATATATCATTAATATGCAAGATATAGATAATCTAGATAATTTACAAATAGAGGTAGCTCCATTTATTATTTTTACAGGTGATAATAATAGCGGGAAGAGTACTGTTATGAATGTAGTGTATGGTATTTTTACATTATCTAAAGAAATAATAAAAAATGGAGATAAGGATTCTAAAGAATATTCTATATGTATGGAGTATATAAAGAATTTAAAAGAAACTAGAGAAGGATATATAGATAGTGAAGTTGGAAATATTTTTTGTAACTTTTTTAATATGTCTTTGCTTAAAAATAAGGAGGATTTTTTTAATAAGATATTCAATGTAAGTATTGAGAACAATTATAAGAGGTTTGAGAATTCCAATATTTTTATATCTAATTATAGAATTTTTCCAAAGGTATATATATCTGTAGATGATTTTTGCGATGAGATTTTAATCGAAGGGGATTATGTAAAAATACCATCCAATTTATTTGAGGATGAGGATTATGTTTTGGAACTCATATGCAATAAAATAATTGAGGATGGGTTCATGGACACAAATATTTCTAATTCTATTTTTATACCTTCAGGAAGAAGTACTTTTTTATGTTATCATGATATTTTTAGAACTATAAAGTATCAAAATTTAAGTACATCTGATTTTATAGATCGGGTTGAGAACCTTGAATGTATAGAGGATGGGGTATATTCTAGTATATATAATTTTATAGAGAGAGATATAGTTAAAGGTGTTTTTACGAATGATTCTTATAAGTGCAGTTTAAATGGGATAGAGATACCAATTAGCATGGCTTCAGATTCTATTAGAGAAATTGCATCTCTTGTGTTATTTTTGAAGTCTAAGGAAAGAATTACTTCATTTTTTATAGAAGAAGTTGAGAGTCATCTTGATTTGAAATTGCAAAGAAGTATTGTAAGTGCACTTGTTAGAATTATAAATTCAGGTACAGGTATTTTCATGTCTACAAATAGTAGTATTATATTAGATCAAATATGTAACTTTATATTGCTCAATAATTTAAATAGGCATAAAATTGAGGGATTTGGATACATAATAAATGATGTTTTAAACTCAAATGATGTAAGGATATATGAATTTAATCATAGTGATAATGATAGAGTATTTGTTAATAAACTTAATGTAGATTATAATGGGTTTAAAATTAATATGAGAGAAGAAATACTTGAGGATATATCAAAAGAGAATCTACAACTCAAATTTGAAATGTTTGATAATAATGGAAGATAG
- a CDS encoding aldehyde dehydrogenase family protein, with amino-acid sequence MSIKSIFYSQKEFFNEEATLPINFRMVNLIKLKKELLKNENEIYTALYEDLGKSKEDAFISEFSHCLNEINYFIKNLRSLSKPKKVKTSFINFKSKAYIYKKPYGVCLIISCWNYPLYLSLMPLIGAIASGNTCILKLHPLSHNTNKLIEKILREIFEKCYIFSTYGDENELNELLDLNFDYIFGTGNPNFGKLIYEKSSKNLIPITLELGGKNPCIVHDDCKIDVSCKRIVHGKFLNSGQTCLAPDIIYINHKIKDEFIRKIIFYIEHFYSEDPLNFKHYSKIINEPHFMRLIKILENHRDNIIFGGESSKEKLKIAPTIIDKNEIIPCEIFGPILQIKTYDILDDIIYSLKCTPPPLALYLFTTNKTIINRFLNVPFGGGCINDTIVHVCENNLPFGGLKNSGIGAYHGRYSFDTFTHKKSILIKSVKVDIKSRYPNSKNYNLKFIKPLFSKNK; translated from the coding sequence ATGAGTATAAAAAGTATTTTCTACAGCCAAAAAGAGTTCTTTAATGAAGAAGCAACACTCCCAATAAATTTTAGAATGGTAAACCTTATAAAACTAAAAAAAGAATTATTAAAAAATGAAAATGAAATTTACACAGCACTGTATGAAGATCTCGGCAAATCAAAAGAAGATGCATTTATATCAGAATTCTCCCATTGTTTAAATGAAATAAACTACTTCATTAAAAATCTTCGTTCTCTATCAAAGCCAAAAAAAGTTAAAACTTCTTTTATTAATTTTAAAAGCAAGGCTTACATATATAAAAAACCTTACGGAGTATGTCTAATAATATCATGCTGGAACTACCCTCTATATCTCTCGCTCATGCCACTTATAGGTGCAATAGCATCAGGTAACACTTGTATATTAAAACTTCATCCTCTTAGCCATAACACAAACAAATTAATAGAAAAAATACTTAGAGAAATATTTGAAAAATGCTATATTTTCTCTACATATGGTGATGAAAATGAACTAAATGAACTTTTAGATTTAAACTTTGATTACATATTCGGAACAGGAAATCCAAATTTCGGAAAATTAATCTATGAAAAATCATCGAAAAATTTAATACCCATAACACTTGAACTTGGAGGTAAAAATCCTTGTATCGTACATGATGATTGCAAAATAGATGTTTCATGCAAAAGAATTGTACATGGAAAATTCCTAAATTCTGGTCAAACATGTCTAGCTCCAGATATAATATATATAAATCACAAAATTAAAGATGAATTTATACGCAAAATTATATTTTATATAGAACATTTTTACTCTGAAGATCCTCTAAATTTTAAACATTATTCAAAAATCATAAATGAACCTCATTTTATGAGATTGATTAAAATACTTGAAAATCATAGAGACAACATAATATTTGGAGGTGAAAGTTCTAAAGAAAAATTAAAAATCGCTCCAACTATTATAGATAAAAATGAAATCATCCCATGCGAAATTTTCGGTCCAATACTTCAAATTAAAACTTATGATATTTTAGATGATATTATATATTCATTAAAATGCACCCCTCCTCCCCTTGCACTCTATTTATTTACAACTAATAAAACCATAATAAATAGATTCTTAAACGTTCCATTTGGAGGTGGATGTATAAACGACACTATCGTTCATGTTTGTGAAAATAATCTACCATTTGGTGGATTGAAAAATAGTGGAATAGGTGCTTATCATGGCAGATATTCATTTGACACTTTTACTCACAAAAAAAGCATATTAATTAAATCAGTTAAAGTAGATATTAAATCAAGATATCCAAATAGCAAAAATTATAATTTAAAATTTATAAAACCCCTCTTCTCAAAAAATAAATAA
- a CDS encoding glycoside hydrolase family 10 protein: MDKIIIKFLLFFTILFGIMSHKVYANDGMVIDDSLEEILYRFDQINENGDVIYDKKSPIMVDGKKIKLKKIYDSNKEMFRGTWIATISNINFPSRRDMTFDELKDEFDFMLNRVKELNLNAIFFQVSPELDAFYESSFRPWSKYLSGEQGKSPSYISEGKDFLKYAINETRKRGIEFHAWFNPYRVTKDPLINNTKEEILETLHKNNFARLNKDLVYLFQGKLFLDPGRYEVIEFVKNTIHEFITKYDVDGIHFDDYFYPYGSQNIKGVNYKFGDMNEDLKTFNENNRGITDIKDWRRDNISILIKEISSIINHHNYMNGKSVQWGVSPFGIYAHKGEEIKDGVKTGNLLNGSNTPHGSLSSYRDIYVDTLRWINNNFIDYVIPQIYWTFGKDEAPYEELINFWSEAVKNKRCQLYIGHGNYCVREVKGDKNWNNPYEIINQIKFNSNYDEILGSVFFSIKDLYKRLDFPDKREGVYRKYINLLERDILKFKAIVPSKPWLDFKTTFEVSDLRVLRSDENKHYLFFKDKISNDSKFYIVYGFESEDKIDLKDSKNILGIYGRDYTKESQHIVIDNLKDSIKIFVVTVQDESGIESSGVKYTFGI, encoded by the coding sequence ATGGATAAGATTATAATTAAGTTTTTATTATTTTTTACGATCTTATTTGGAATTATGAGTCATAAGGTCTATGCAAATGATGGTATGGTGATAGATGATTCTTTAGAGGAAATTCTTTATAGGTTTGATCAGATAAATGAAAATGGTGATGTGATTTATGATAAAAAATCTCCTATAATGGTTGATGGTAAGAAGATAAAACTAAAGAAGATATATGATTCAAATAAGGAGATGTTTAGGGGAACTTGGATAGCTACTATATCTAACATAAATTTTCCAAGCAGAAGAGATATGACTTTTGATGAACTTAAGGATGAATTTGATTTTATGCTTAATAGAGTTAAGGAGCTTAATTTGAATGCAATTTTTTTCCAGGTAAGCCCAGAACTTGATGCTTTTTATGAATCATCTTTTAGGCCGTGGTCTAAGTATCTCTCAGGAGAGCAGGGTAAGTCACCTTCTTATATAAGTGAGGGAAAGGATTTTTTAAAGTATGCAATTAATGAAACTAGAAAAAGAGGAATTGAGTTTCATGCATGGTTTAATCCTTATAGGGTTACGAAAGATCCTCTTATTAATAATACAAAAGAGGAGATATTAGAGACTTTACATAAAAATAATTTTGCAAGGCTTAATAAGGATTTGGTTTATTTATTTCAGGGTAAATTGTTTTTAGATCCAGGAAGATATGAGGTTATTGAGTTTGTTAAAAACACGATTCATGAATTTATAACTAAGTATGATGTTGATGGAATACATTTTGATGATTATTTCTATCCTTATGGATCTCAAAATATAAAGGGCGTTAATTATAAATTCGGAGATATGAATGAAGATTTAAAAACATTCAATGAAAATAATAGAGGAATAACTGATATAAAGGACTGGAGAAGAGATAATATAAGTATTTTAATAAAAGAGATTTCATCTATAATAAATCACCATAATTACATGAATGGTAAATCTGTTCAGTGGGGAGTATCTCCTTTTGGCATATATGCACATAAAGGTGAAGAAATTAAAGATGGAGTGAAGACTGGAAATTTATTAAATGGATCTAATACTCCACATGGATCATTATCTAGTTATAGAGATATTTATGTAGATACATTGAGATGGATAAATAATAATTTTATAGATTATGTAATCCCCCAGATATATTGGACCTTTGGTAAAGATGAGGCACCATATGAAGAACTTATAAATTTTTGGAGTGAGGCTGTTAAAAATAAAAGGTGTCAATTGTATATAGGTCATGGGAATTATTGTGTAAGAGAAGTAAAGGGTGATAAAAATTGGAATAATCCTTATGAGATAATTAATCAAATTAAATTTAATTCCAATTATGATGAAATATTAGGTAGTGTTTTTTTTAGTATTAAGGATTTATATAAGAGATTAGATTTCCCAGATAAAAGGGAAGGAGTATATAGAAAATATATAAATTTATTGGAGAGAGATATACTTAAGTTTAAGGCTATTGTACCCAGCAAGCCTTGGCTTGATTTTAAAACTACATTCGAAGTTTCAGATCTTCGTGTATTAAGAAGTGATGAGAATAAACATTATTTATTTTTCAAAGATAAGATATCAAATGATAGCAAATTTTATATAGTATATGGTTTTGAGAGTGAAGATAAGATTGATTTAAAAGATAGCAAGAATATATTAGGAATTTATGGCAGAGATTATACTAAGGAATCCCAGCATATTGTAATTGATAATTTGAAAGATAGTATTAAGATTTTTGTTGTAACTGTTCAAGATGAATCTGGTATTGAGAGTAGTGGAGTTAAATATACATTTGGAATTTAA
- the nagB gene encoding glucosamine-6-phosphate deaminase, with amino-acid sequence MKTIVVKNSDEACKKASDIICSVVRDNKNALLGLATGGTAEGVYKYIVEEFKNGKIDLSNVKTINLDEYVGIGGDHPQSYRRYMDDHFFNHVNINKENTYVPITTGDIDRELLNIKEIIDGNGGTDIQLLGVGRNGHIAFNEPGECLNASASIVDLNEDTIRANSRYFSNIDEVPKKALSLGIGDILKSKKIILLAFGSEKANAIRELLSNDFITTKVPCTLLKAHNDVTIIIDEALSEKL; translated from the coding sequence ATGAAAACTATAGTAGTTAAAAATTCGGATGAAGCATGCAAGAAAGCAAGTGATATAATATGTTCTGTAGTAAGAGATAATAAAAATGCATTGCTTGGATTGGCAACAGGTGGAACAGCAGAGGGTGTATATAAATATATTGTTGAAGAGTTTAAAAATGGAAAGATAGATTTATCAAATGTTAAAACTATTAATTTAGATGAGTATGTTGGAATAGGGGGGGATCATCCTCAAAGTTATAGAAGGTATATGGATGATCACTTTTTTAATCATGTTAATATAAATAAGGAAAATACATATGTTCCGATTACAACTGGGGACATAGATAGGGAACTTTTAAATATTAAAGAGATAATAGATGGAAATGGTGGAACGGATATACAGTTACTAGGGGTTGGTAGAAATGGTCATATTGCATTTAATGAACCAGGGGAGTGTTTAAATGCAAGTGCCAGTATTGTTGATTTAAATGAGGATACCATAAGAGCAAATTCTAGATATTTTTCTAATATAGATGAGGTTCCTAAGAAAGCTTTAAGCCTTGGAATAGGGGATATACTAAAATCTAAAAAGATAATTTTATTGGCTTTTGGAAGTGAAAAAGCTAATGCAATTAGAGAACTTTTAAGTAATGATTTTATTACAACTAAGGTTCCATGTACCTTATTAAAGGCTCATAATGATGTAACTATAATTATTGATGAAGCTCTATCAGAAAAGCTTTAG
- a CDS encoding beta-propeller domain-containing protein: MKIFKIWLIFSIIFIISVIPLNATYACEENNVREHNIYTMDDEYVYRLSEDGIEIIKINNYEDMYFDYRLDEYKMKNSKIYVYNNRLFISGIENDEDKSYIKICVYDIYDKKNPIKMNDFKLEGYEYLFKYDDNGSIYLVIQQTESNIQIVSIDLNKTEVDLNIDCFEGGEINFIYLSENDLYVICNDDMIDRYFTTIHKFNINRSEFKYINKISFDGIIYNDKFIHKYDGNLRVLATCENSKNKVYILDRDFTYVNFIDVILDNKNINSVYFDGELCYISGFLKDGYFSIYNLNYSNPNYMGSIKLTSSFNYIYKLSDDKFVVVGNEHRADTYKNMQSDKVFEVIKNTGIKINLIDVSDKNSPKIFDEYFIKGKEAYLSEFLDEGKMLFSKDKNLLAFTLDMGDNSIDMDINTAMEVNSDILIPNCDKLFTGVYVFDLDDKEGIGLKFIIESNDNLFKDKSIEGISIHKDSIFIFSDDYFEVFDLDGKLLGEYTFKKEETR; this comes from the coding sequence ATGAAGATATTTAAGATATGGCTTATCTTTAGTATTATTTTTATAATATCTGTAATTCCTTTAAATGCCACTTATGCTTGTGAAGAAAATAATGTTAGAGAACATAATATTTATACTATGGATGATGAGTATGTTTATAGGTTATCTGAAGATGGTATAGAGATTATAAAGATAAATAATTATGAAGATATGTATTTTGATTATAGATTAGATGAATATAAAATGAAAAATAGTAAGATCTATGTTTATAATAATAGATTATTTATTAGTGGAATTGAAAATGATGAAGACAAATCTTATATAAAGATATGTGTGTATGATATTTATGATAAAAAAAATCCTATTAAAATGAATGATTTTAAACTTGAAGGATATGAGTATTTATTTAAATATGATGATAATGGGAGTATTTATTTAGTAATTCAACAAACAGAGAGTAATATTCAGATTGTTTCTATAGATTTAAATAAAACAGAGGTAGATTTAAATATAGATTGTTTTGAAGGTGGAGAAATTAATTTTATATACTTATCAGAAAACGATCTATATGTTATTTGTAATGATGATATGATTGATAGATATTTTACAACGATACATAAATTTAATATAAATAGAAGTGAGTTTAAATATATAAACAAAATTTCATTTGATGGGATTATATACAATGATAAATTTATACATAAGTATGATGGTAATTTAAGAGTACTTGCAACATGTGAAAATTCAAAAAATAAAGTATATATTTTAGATAGAGATTTTACTTATGTAAATTTTATAGATGTTATACTTGACAATAAAAATATAAATAGTGTGTATTTTGATGGAGAATTATGTTATATATCTGGATTTTTAAAGGATGGATATTTTTCAATTTATAATTTAAATTACAGCAATCCAAACTATATGGGTAGTATAAAATTGACATCTTCTTTTAATTATATATATAAATTGAGTGATGATAAGTTCGTAGTTGTTGGTAATGAGCATAGAGCAGATACATATAAAAATATGCAAAGTGATAAAGTATTTGAGGTAATTAAAAACACAGGTATAAAAATTAATTTAATAGATGTTTCAGATAAGAATAGCCCTAAAATATTTGATGAGTATTTTATAAAGGGGAAGGAAGCTTATTTATCAGAATTTTTAGATGAAGGGAAGATGTTATTTTCTAAGGATAAAAACCTATTAGCATTTACATTAGATATGGGTGATAATAGTATAGATATGGATATAAATACTGCTATGGAAGTTAATTCAGATATTTTAATTCCTAACTGTGATAAATTATTTACAGGTGTATATGTTTTTGATTTGGATGACAAAGAGGGTATTGGTTTAAAATTTATAATAGAATCCAATGATAACTTATTTAAAGATAAGAGTATAGAGGGTATAAGTATACATAAAGATAGTATATTTATATTTTCAGATGACTACTTTGAAGTTTTTGATTTAGATGGGAAATTATTAGGAGAATATACATTCAAAAAAGAGGAAACAAGATAA